From Dioscorea cayenensis subsp. rotundata cultivar TDr96_F1 chromosome 13, TDr96_F1_v2_PseudoChromosome.rev07_lg8_w22 25.fasta, whole genome shotgun sequence, the proteins below share one genomic window:
- the LOC120274508 gene encoding protein NUCLEAR FUSION DEFECTIVE 6, mitochondrial isoform X2, whose translation MASFVRSAATSAVRAVAGRSKTALPKTVPLRRVAAPFVSRRINPAVVSLESLMPLHSAIASARLKSFIAVDSSCWSWLSQGLHKRI comes from the exons ATGGCGTCGTTCGTGAGGTCCGCCGCCACCTCCGCCGTTAGGGCGGTCGCCGGCCGCTCGAAGACTGCGCTTCCCAAAACTGTCCCGTTGAGGAGGGTCGCTGCTCCTTTCGTCTCCAG GCGCATTAATCCTGCTGTTGTGAGTTTGGAGTCGCTGATGCCTCTCCACAGCGCCATCGCTTCGGCACGGCTGAAATCATTCATCGCTGTTGACTCCTCCTGTTGGAGTTGGCTCTCTCAAG GTTTACACAAGCGCATCTGA
- the LOC120274508 gene encoding protein NUCLEAR FUSION DEFECTIVE 6, mitochondrial isoform X3, whose translation MASFVRSAATSAVRAVAGRSKTALPKTVPLRRVAAPFVSRRINPAVVSLESLMPLHSAIASARLKSFIAVDSSCWSWLSQDFATPR comes from the exons ATGGCGTCGTTCGTGAGGTCCGCCGCCACCTCCGCCGTTAGGGCGGTCGCCGGCCGCTCGAAGACTGCGCTTCCCAAAACTGTCCCGTTGAGGAGGGTCGCTGCTCCTTTCGTCTCCAG GCGCATTAATCCTGCTGTTGTGAGTTTGGAGTCGCTGATGCCTCTCCACAGCGCCATCGCTTCGGCACGGCTGAAATCATTCATCGCTGTTGACTCCTCCTGTTGGAGTTGGCTCTCTCAAG ACTTTGCAACCCCGCGGTGA
- the LOC120274508 gene encoding protein NUCLEAR FUSION DEFECTIVE 6, mitochondrial isoform X1 translates to MASFVRSAATSAVRAVAGRSKTALPKTVPLRRVAAPFVSRRINPAVVSLESLMPLHSAIASARLKSFIAVDSSCWSWLSQGRALPL, encoded by the exons ATGGCGTCGTTCGTGAGGTCCGCCGCCACCTCCGCCGTTAGGGCGGTCGCCGGCCGCTCGAAGACTGCGCTTCCCAAAACTGTCCCGTTGAGGAGGGTCGCTGCTCCTTTCGTCTCCAG GCGCATTAATCCTGCTGTTGTGAGTTTGGAGTCGCTGATGCCTCTCCACAGCGCCATCGCTTCGGCACGGCTGAAATCATTCATCGCTGTTGACTCCTCCTGTTGGAGTTGGCTCTCTCAAG GACGTGCTTTACCATTGTGA